GAATGACTGGCAGGATGCTTCGGCCGGAGAAGCCGGGCGCAGGATGGCCGACGTGGAACGTGCGATGGGAGGTCGGAACATGCAGGATTTGAATCCGGAGGAAAGGGGGAATGCCTGATGGATGCGGATAAGACGAATAATATGGAAATGGGTGGTATGACCATTGTCGAACTGGAAAGTACGCTGGTTTGTTGCCTGATGACTTCATTGGATGCTCCGATGCAGGTCTCCACGATGTTACGTGAGGAGATGTTTTCGGATAAATCGCTGGGATTTGTCTTCGGGGTAATCATGGATTTGTACGATCAGGGCGTGCAGCCGGATATGGTGACGGTAGAAACCGGAATGCGCCGGCAGGATGAAGCCCGCTGGAAGGAACTGAATGGACTGTCGTTCCTGCTTCCGGCGATGCTGAATGTGCGCAATGCGGAGAATGTAATACGTTATGCCGAAGAGGTGAAACGGCAATATAAGTTACGCTGCCTGATGCAGTTGTTCGTGACGTTAAATTTTAGTTCCGGGAAATTCGATGCCGATCCCGACAAGCTGATTGCGGAAGCGGAACAGTCGTTGCAGGAGCTTCGGCGCGACACTGCCGGTGGAAAAGCGATGCGTACGGTAGGAGAATTGGCGGAGGAAGCTTTGCAATGGCATAGCAGGCGTGCCGGGGCATCGGAGGATGTGACCCGTTTGTTGACCGGGATAGAGGAGCTCGACTATGTAACGGGAGGTTTGCACAGGGGCGAAATCATCATTCTAGGGGGCCGTCCGAGTGATGGGAAGACTGCGGTGGCACTTCATATAGCCGTCAATGCAGCGAAGGAAGGGAAGCATGTCTGTTTGTTCAGCCTCGAAATGTCGGATTTGCAGATGCTGAACCGTATCCTGGCCGGTATGACGGATGTGGATCCGGACCATTTGCGGATCAGCGGACTGACCGGGAAGGAACTGGAGCAATTGAAAGAGGCAAGCCGCAAACTGGAACATCTTCCTCTCTATATGGATTATACGCCTTGCAACACCGTCAGCGATATACGTGCCAAGGTGATGCTGAAAAGCAAACAAGGGGAATGTGATTTGGTGGTGATCGATTATTTGCACCTGCTGTCGTCTGTCCGACAGAAGAATGAAACACAGGATCAGGTCGTGGGGCGTAATGTGGTAGCCCTGAAACAGCTGGCCCTGGAGGCCGATTGTCCGGTACTGCTTGTTTCGCAGATGA
This is a stretch of genomic DNA from Parabacteroides chongii. It encodes these proteins:
- a CDS encoding replicative DNA helicase yields the protein MDADKTNNMEMGGMTIVELESTLVCCLMTSLDAPMQVSTMLREEMFSDKSLGFVFGVIMDLYDQGVQPDMVTVETGMRRQDEARWKELNGLSFLLPAMLNVRNAENVIRYAEEVKRQYKLRCLMQLFVTLNFSSGKFDADPDKLIAEAEQSLQELRRDTAGGKAMRTVGELAEEALQWHSRRAGASEDVTRLLTGIEELDYVTGGLHRGEIIILGGRPSDGKTAVALHIAVNAAKEGKHVCLFSLEMSDLQMLNRILAGMTDVDPDHLRISGLTGKELEQLKEASRKLEHLPLYMDYTPCNTVSDIRAKVMLKSKQGECDLVVIDYLHLLSSVRQKNETQDQVVGRNVVALKQLALEADCPVLLVSQMNRACDTRADRAHIPVMSDLRDSGTIEQVADCVVFVYRPEKHGITKDERTGESLVGVGKLYIVKNRNGATGIARFRYNPSYTKITNYCNTVTS